A DNA window from Streptomyces parvus contains the following coding sequences:
- a CDS encoding bifunctional DNA primase/polymerase produces MATTDRQTHTLALAHALAAAGRGLPVFPLSATKLPALRSPHRGDQQPPTHCRGECGLPGHGVHDATTDPAAVRALFAAAPRATGYGIACGRAPHRLIGIDLDVDPAYGSDAAGALRQLALQHLFTIPPTVTVLTPSGGRHLWLAGPADATVPNSAGRLAPGIDIRGSGGYLVGPGSVTARGRYRLAPGTAHLAPAPCPRALLRLLTQPRRPPTATTGAGLAPTPDRRGEGLIQFVLAAHEGQRNTRLFWAACRAYEHGFGDALADALTAAAVRTGLPEHEARAAIASAARLTTRRGEETNGMA; encoded by the coding sequence ATGGCCACCACCGACCGGCAGACCCACACCCTGGCCCTGGCCCATGCCCTGGCCGCCGCCGGGCGCGGCCTCCCCGTCTTCCCCCTTTCCGCCACCAAGCTCCCCGCCCTGCGCTCCCCCCACCGCGGCGATCAGCAGCCCCCGACGCACTGCCGGGGCGAGTGCGGGCTGCCGGGACACGGAGTGCACGACGCCACCACCGACCCCGCGGCCGTCCGCGCCCTCTTCGCCGCCGCCCCCCGGGCCACCGGTTACGGCATCGCCTGCGGACGCGCCCCGCACCGCCTCATCGGCATCGACCTGGACGTCGACCCGGCGTACGGCAGCGACGCGGCGGGCGCGCTGCGTCAGCTGGCCCTCCAGCACCTGTTCACGATCCCGCCGACGGTCACGGTGCTCACCCCGAGCGGCGGCCGCCACCTCTGGCTGGCGGGGCCCGCCGACGCGACGGTCCCCAACTCCGCCGGCCGCCTCGCCCCGGGCATCGACATCCGCGGCAGCGGCGGCTACCTGGTCGGCCCCGGCTCGGTCACCGCCCGCGGCCGCTACCGCCTGGCCCCCGGCACCGCCCACCTCGCACCGGCCCCGTGCCCCCGCGCCCTGCTCCGCCTCCTCACCCAGCCCCGCCGCCCGCCCACGGCCACCACGGGTGCGGGCCTCGCCCCCACTCCGGACCGCCGGGGCGAGGGCCTGATCCAGTTCGTGCTGGCCGCCCACGAGGGCCAGCGCAACACCCGACTGTTCTGGGCGGCCTGCCGCGCGTACGAACACGGCTTCGGCGACGCCCTGGCCGACGCGCTCACCGCGGCCGCCGTCCGCACGGGTCTGCCGGAACACGAGGCCCGCGCCGCGATCGCCTCGGCGGCCCGACTGACGACAAGGCGCGGCGAGGAGACGAACGGCATGGCTTGA
- a CDS encoding NUDIX hydrolase produces the protein MQWKIHGERPIYENSWVNLWLTDVETPDGNRWEHHVVKLRHLAVAAVVNERREVLMMWRHRFITDAWAWELPMGLVEEGETPADAAAREVLEETGWRPGPITPLIYAEPANGITDSQHHVFRADGATYEGPPTEKNESDRIEWIPLADVRGMIDRREIVSSGSLVGLLYVLMDEAIR, from the coding sequence ATGCAGTGGAAGATCCACGGGGAACGTCCGATCTACGAGAACAGCTGGGTGAACCTGTGGCTCACCGACGTCGAGACGCCGGACGGGAACCGCTGGGAGCACCACGTCGTCAAGCTCCGGCACCTGGCCGTGGCCGCCGTCGTCAACGAGCGACGCGAGGTGCTGATGATGTGGCGGCACCGCTTCATCACGGACGCCTGGGCGTGGGAGCTGCCCATGGGTCTGGTGGAGGAGGGCGAGACGCCGGCCGATGCGGCGGCCCGTGAGGTGCTGGAGGAGACCGGCTGGCGGCCCGGCCCAATCACACCCCTCATCTACGCCGAGCCTGCCAACGGCATCACCGACTCCCAGCACCACGTCTTCCGGGCCGACGGAGCGACGTACGAGGGCCCGCCGACCGAGAAGAACGAATCGGACCGGATCGAGTGGATCCCGCTGGCCGACGTACGAGGCATGATCGACCGCCGCGAGATCGTCAGCAGTGGCTCTCTGGTCGGGCTGCTCTACGTGCTCATGGACGAGGCGATCCGCTGA
- a CDS encoding SigE family RNA polymerase sigma factor, translating to MTTPVCTGASRAASATAGHHPHPPYASFSSYVRARGPVLLRTARSLTANPCDAEDLLQTALAKTYVAWERIEDHRALDGYVRRALLNTRTSQWRKRKVDEFACEELPERESLPTPDPAEQQSLHDAMWRAVLKLPDRQRAMVVLRYYEDLSEAQTAEVLGVSIGTVKSAVSRALGKLREDPELTPVR from the coding sequence ATGACCACGCCAGTCTGCACGGGCGCCTCCAGGGCGGCCTCCGCCACCGCCGGACACCACCCCCACCCGCCCTACGCGTCGTTCTCCTCGTACGTACGGGCCCGGGGACCGGTCCTGCTGCGTACCGCGCGCTCGCTCACCGCGAACCCGTGCGACGCGGAGGACCTGCTGCAGACCGCGCTCGCCAAGACGTACGTGGCCTGGGAGCGGATCGAGGACCACCGGGCGCTGGACGGCTACGTCCGCCGGGCCCTGCTGAACACCCGCACCTCGCAGTGGCGCAAGCGCAAGGTCGACGAGTTCGCCTGCGAGGAGCTGCCCGAGCGGGAGAGCCTTCCGACGCCGGACCCGGCCGAGCAGCAGTCGCTGCACGACGCGATGTGGCGCGCGGTGCTCAAGCTCCCGGACCGCCAGCGTGCGATGGTCGTCCTGCGCTATTACGAGGACCTGAGCGAGGCCCAGACGGCGGAGGTCCTCGGCGTGTCGATCGGTACGGTCAAGAGCGCCGTCTCCCGCGCCCTCGGCAAGCTCCGCGAGGACCCGGAGCTGACACCGGTCCGCTGA
- a CDS encoding PAS domain-containing protein gives MSSRPSRGTARLAAILDALPDGLLLVNCNGTVVNANAIALEMFETPGTALVGRGLLDLLPEFDSKLIPGSMRRPEAADEQGRTKPTRMTARRTDGHEYPVEVTSASLDSGQAAYNDIHSSYTGDELLMIVVRDLSGTVDTEAELARSQRQTEMILRAASEGVVGTDTDGRVVLVNPAAAQILGFRASDLGGQELHPLILHSRAEGEPFPYEDSPLADTLKSGRKHRVRGQVLWSKSGARVPVDLTTAPVRDGDQLVGAVMTFTDRRPYEELSAQHKNVVAELTTSHSAEVTALKEAHAAELEALKEAHAAELADRSERYAAEIEGQAEQLASLSAQHAQLTAVLGGSLRGPLEELRGELSTLASDPAGQLWPEANQILHHLAAGYARMTTLVDNVLGYQRLDAGVEGLHKAPALIEGIVKGGIDGAVELIGPGRAQFAVHAPPIEAEVDARQLATAIAHLVADVCGVDSTGKTRAVPGGGYVDSTVVVAAAQRGDVVRIEVRGPFAGGDPVHEPIVRGIVQAHGGVLQTHEMPGMSGSAYVLDVPIGAASGTIAPPEPDANGLSPEPTAPMSSSSPEGVGAPGVTSGGRRRARRSSTDAFLDSPAGTPESAADGTAGAVAPGAPSASVPAADDRPVAEPTGRRRARRGPAAPEEQQASELIPAQQGEGSGRRRGRPSPAEAALTTVPGTDAGNTGSGVREQQPQPQRQALALTSAPSGAPTAPSEGAVVTAAENAQGGGRPQLGQTVPPQGVPMDPQQPVPPTGRRARREGEPAALPALASGNGGNGGNSGPPDPAQQPGGRRARRALAAAQERTAADAGPRTAFALPPADADRAPLAPDAPAGPGVDASAHHARTAPEVGHTPPQAHPVAPAHHLPQTDAHSGQGLPGADTSGNGLPPAPGTAAGQGPETGSWGDTGQTAHTTGVAAVTGPEAQPADGDPGVPAPDARRQPLPAEEPMPEGTSPDSTQGRAFSVRTLGQGVPFAQHLAHQQNQPHQSLGGAGRRRKLAAPPEGDRTPARAPGNQQAAPPTAPTPAPATTNAPTPPPGPQQNQPVAPPHEHAQPGQLGQPGQPGHTGGGPGAAYGEGQLLAPPVAEGRAYAIGAPDEGAEGPEPLDGPGGAVEVANRPHPHPVDDELPPEPLDNPRRLLVWPAPDVPTQQALSDRGYRPVIVNSREEVDAQIAAFPAALFVDPLTGPITRTALQSLRQAAVAAEVPVLVTAGLGQATREAAYGADPAVLLKALAPRDSEQHPSRVLLIEEHEEIAVALTQTLERRGMQVARAATDSEAVDLAGRMRPNLVVMDLMQVRRRRAGIVDWLRANGQLNRTPLVVYTSAGMDQAELPRLGSGETVLFLAERSTSDEVQSRIVDLLAKIGTN, from the coding sequence GTGAGCAGCAGGCCATCCCGAGGCACTGCTCGCCTCGCAGCCATACTCGATGCCCTTCCTGACGGGCTTCTGCTCGTCAATTGCAATGGCACGGTCGTCAACGCCAACGCCATCGCCCTCGAGATGTTCGAGACCCCGGGCACCGCGCTCGTCGGTCGCGGACTGCTCGATCTGCTGCCGGAGTTCGACTCCAAGCTGATCCCGGGGTCGATGCGACGGCCCGAAGCTGCGGACGAGCAGGGCAGGACCAAGCCCACGCGGATGACCGCGCGGCGCACCGACGGCCACGAGTATCCGGTCGAGGTCACCAGCGCGAGCCTCGACAGCGGACAGGCCGCGTACAACGACATCCACTCCAGCTACACCGGCGACGAGCTCCTCATGATCGTCGTACGGGATCTCTCCGGCACCGTCGACACCGAGGCCGAGCTGGCCCGTTCGCAGCGGCAGACCGAGATGATCCTGCGGGCCGCGTCCGAAGGCGTCGTCGGTACGGACACCGACGGGCGCGTCGTCCTCGTCAACCCCGCCGCCGCGCAGATCCTCGGCTTCCGGGCCAGCGACCTCGGCGGCCAGGAGCTGCACCCGCTGATCCTGCACTCGCGGGCGGAGGGCGAGCCGTTCCCGTACGAGGACTCCCCGCTCGCCGACACCCTCAAGTCCGGGCGCAAGCACCGGGTGCGCGGGCAGGTGCTGTGGTCCAAGAGCGGCGCCCGGGTGCCGGTGGACCTGACGACCGCGCCGGTGCGCGACGGGGACCAGCTCGTCGGCGCGGTGATGACGTTCACCGACCGCCGGCCGTACGAGGAGCTGTCCGCCCAGCACAAGAACGTCGTCGCCGAGCTGACCACGAGCCACTCCGCCGAGGTCACCGCGCTCAAGGAAGCGCACGCGGCCGAACTGGAAGCGCTGAAGGAGGCGCACGCCGCCGAGCTCGCCGACCGCAGCGAGCGGTACGCCGCCGAGATCGAGGGTCAGGCCGAGCAGCTCGCCTCCCTGAGCGCCCAGCACGCCCAGCTCACCGCCGTCCTCGGCGGTTCGCTGCGCGGGCCCTTGGAGGAGCTGCGCGGCGAGCTGTCCACGCTCGCCTCCGACCCGGCCGGCCAGCTGTGGCCCGAGGCCAACCAGATCCTGCACCACCTCGCCGCCGGGTACGCCCGGATGACCACGCTCGTCGACAACGTCCTGGGCTACCAGCGCCTCGACGCGGGGGTGGAGGGGCTGCACAAGGCCCCCGCCCTGATCGAGGGGATCGTGAAGGGCGGGATCGACGGGGCGGTGGAGCTGATCGGCCCCGGGCGCGCCCAGTTCGCCGTGCACGCCCCGCCGATCGAGGCCGAGGTCGACGCGCGTCAGCTCGCGACCGCCATCGCCCATCTCGTCGCGGACGTCTGCGGTGTCGACTCGACCGGCAAGACCCGGGCCGTCCCCGGGGGCGGCTACGTCGACTCCACCGTGGTCGTGGCCGCCGCTCAGCGCGGTGACGTCGTACGCATCGAGGTGCGTGGACCGTTCGCCGGGGGCGACCCGGTGCACGAGCCGATCGTCCGCGGCATCGTCCAGGCCCACGGCGGGGTCCTCCAGACCCACGAGATGCCCGGCATGAGCGGCAGCGCGTACGTCCTCGACGTGCCCATCGGCGCGGCGTCGGGCACCATCGCGCCCCCGGAGCCGGACGCGAACGGCCTGTCGCCGGAGCCCACCGCCCCGATGTCCTCGTCGTCGCCGGAAGGCGTCGGAGCGCCGGGCGTCACCAGCGGCGGCCGGCGCCGGGCGCGCAGGTCCTCCACCGACGCTTTCCTGGACAGCCCGGCCGGTACGCCGGAGAGCGCTGCCGACGGCACGGCCGGGGCCGTGGCTCCCGGTGCACCTTCCGCCTCCGTTCCCGCCGCCGACGACCGGCCCGTTGCCGAGCCGACCGGGCGGCGGCGGGCGCGCCGTGGACCGGCCGCGCCCGAGGAGCAGCAGGCATCCGAGCTGATCCCGGCCCAGCAGGGCGAGGGTTCCGGGCGGCGGCGCGGGCGTCCCAGCCCCGCCGAAGCGGCCCTGACCACCGTTCCCGGGACGGACGCCGGGAACACCGGTAGCGGCGTGCGGGAGCAGCAGCCGCAACCGCAGCGCCAGGCACTGGCCCTGACCTCCGCCCCGTCCGGGGCCCCCACCGCGCCCTCGGAGGGGGCGGTCGTCACCGCGGCCGAGAACGCCCAGGGCGGCGGCCGTCCGCAGCTCGGGCAGACCGTGCCACCCCAGGGCGTCCCGATGGACCCGCAGCAGCCCGTTCCGCCCACCGGACGGCGCGCCCGTCGGGAGGGCGAGCCCGCCGCCCTCCCCGCCCTGGCGTCCGGCAACGGCGGCAACGGCGGCAACAGCGGACCCCCGGACCCGGCCCAGCAGCCGGGTGGCCGACGGGCCCGGCGCGCGCTGGCCGCCGCCCAGGAGCGCACCGCGGCGGACGCCGGTCCGCGTACCGCCTTCGCCCTGCCGCCCGCCGACGCGGACCGGGCGCCGCTGGCCCCCGACGCCCCGGCGGGCCCCGGCGTCGACGCGAGCGCCCATCACGCACGGACCGCACCGGAGGTCGGCCACACCCCTCCGCAGGCGCACCCCGTGGCCCCGGCGCACCACCTCCCGCAGACGGACGCGCACTCCGGGCAGGGCCTGCCCGGGGCGGATACGTCCGGGAACGGCCTGCCCCCGGCGCCGGGGACGGCAGCAGGGCAGGGTCCGGAGACCGGCTCCTGGGGCGACACCGGGCAGACCGCGCACACCACCGGCGTCGCCGCCGTCACCGGCCCCGAGGCGCAGCCGGCCGACGGTGACCCGGGCGTTCCGGCCCCGGACGCTCGGCGGCAGCCGCTGCCCGCCGAGGAGCCGATGCCGGAGGGCACCAGTCCCGACTCGACGCAGGGGAGGGCCTTCAGCGTGCGCACGCTGGGCCAGGGCGTGCCGTTCGCCCAGCACCTCGCGCATCAGCAGAACCAGCCGCACCAGAGTCTCGGTGGGGCCGGCCGGCGTCGCAAGCTCGCCGCCCCGCCGGAGGGCGACCGCACCCCGGCCCGGGCCCCCGGCAACCAGCAGGCCGCACCGCCGACGGCGCCGACGCCCGCTCCCGCGACCACGAACGCGCCCACGCCCCCGCCCGGACCGCAGCAGAACCAGCCCGTGGCCCCGCCTCACGAGCACGCCCAGCCGGGTCAGCTCGGACAACCGGGTCAGCCGGGTCACACGGGCGGCGGGCCCGGCGCCGCCTACGGCGAGGGGCAGCTGCTCGCGCCGCCGGTCGCGGAGGGGCGTGCGTACGCCATAGGGGCGCCCGACGAGGGTGCCGAGGGTCCCGAGCCGCTGGACGGGCCCGGGGGCGCGGTCGAGGTCGCCAACCGGCCGCACCCGCACCCGGTCGACGACGAGCTGCCGCCCGAGCCGCTGGACAACCCGCGCCGACTGCTGGTCTGGCCCGCCCCCGACGTACCGACCCAGCAGGCGCTGAGCGACCGGGGCTACCGTCCCGTGATCGTGAACTCCCGCGAGGAGGTCGACGCCCAGATCGCCGCGTTCCCCGCCGCGCTCTTCGTCGACCCGCTGACCGGTCCCATCACCCGTACCGCGTTGCAGTCGCTGCGCCAGGCCGCCGTCGCGGCCGAGGTCCCGGTGCTGGTGACCGCCGGTCTCGGGCAGGCGACCCGGGAAGCGGCGTACGGGGCGGACCCGGCCGTCCTCCTCAAGGCGCTGGCCCCGCGCGACAGTGAACAGCATCCTTCGCGGGTGCTCCTGATCGAGGAGCACGAGGAGATCGCGGTGGCGCTGACGCAGACCCTGGAGCGGCGCGGGATGCAGGTGGCGCGCGCCGCGACGGACAGCGAGGCCGTCGACCTGGCGGGCCGGATGCGGCCGAACCTCGTGGTGATGGACCTGATGCAGGTTCGCCGTCGGCGTGCCGGGATCGTCGACTGGCTGCGGGCCAACGGGCAGCTGAACCGCACCCCGCTGGTCGTCTACACCTCGGCCGGGATGGACCAGGCGGAGCTGCCGCGGCTCGGATCGGGTGAAACCGTTCTCTTCCTGGCGGAGCGGTCGACCAGCGACGAGGTCCAGTCGCGGATCGTCGACCTGCTGGCGAAGATCGGCACCAACTGA
- a CDS encoding SSI family serine proteinase inhibitor: MLRRLALTAVVPLAVLAAAVPASTATASGAASSGPVPSAVPTSGPFAAARPALGPLPVPLPLPGFLDDGEGNGSGEADEARTRLTVSVENTGVPGADGTFELECGPTGGTHPEGQAACDRLAEAGATRAGRQELFRETPEGTMCTMIHGGDATARIVGTWEGRAVDTTASRRDGCEIARWNSLVPVLPDVR; the protein is encoded by the coding sequence ATGCTGCGCCGTCTCGCCCTCACCGCCGTCGTCCCGCTCGCCGTCCTCGCCGCCGCCGTGCCGGCGTCCACCGCCACCGCCTCCGGGGCCGCGTCCTCCGGGCCGGTGCCCTCCGCCGTGCCGACCTCCGGACCGTTCGCCGCCGCCCGGCCCGCCCTCGGCCCGCTGCCCGTGCCCCTCCCGCTGCCCGGGTTCCTGGACGACGGGGAGGGGAACGGGTCCGGTGAGGCCGACGAGGCGCGGACGCGGCTCACCGTGAGCGTGGAGAACACCGGGGTCCCCGGGGCCGACGGCACCTTCGAGCTGGAGTGCGGGCCCACCGGGGGCACCCACCCGGAGGGGCAGGCCGCCTGTGACCGGCTGGCGGAGGCCGGGGCCACCCGGGCCGGGCGGCAGGAGCTGTTCCGGGAGACCCCTGAGGGCACGATGTGCACGATGATCCACGGCGGCGACGCCACCGCGCGCATCGTGGGCACTTGGGAGGGCCGGGCCGTGGACACCACCGCCAGCCGCCGCGACGGATGCGAGATCGCGCGCTGGAACAGCCTCGTACCGGTGCTCCCGGATGTCCGGTAG
- a CDS encoding radical SAM protein has translation MAHALIASPFLDGHLLLKPGARAGARISADHYEGLRQTATDGGSLPTWAVQTAADMWGLDLDGQTAQGTVLVREPSPYGYCRASWEINLGCNFGCKHCYLGERPFSGLAWEEKVRLLDIMRDAGVLWLQITGGEPTMDPHFQGAYRYAWQAGMMLTISTNGSLLWRPDLLKLFRDCPPYRLVLSMYGASEESFDTLTQRRGAWKAFRRGMDAAREAGLPLRINVVVTEDNASEADEMAALADEWNVENHAYTNMTPTIYGGGEPLLAQSAAHLRQRKPFAGCNAGHTFFHADPHAKVSICKVSRDDQIDLMAEGIDGLTRLGAIADRLMLRTGGCEGCALSGTCRVCRPLAKHYQEAKAPLHSYCQHGDKENAS, from the coding sequence ATGGCCCACGCTCTGATCGCCTCCCCATTCCTCGACGGACACCTTCTCCTCAAGCCAGGAGCACGGGCCGGCGCCCGAATCTCCGCCGACCACTACGAGGGCCTGCGCCAGACCGCCACCGACGGTGGGTCGCTTCCCACCTGGGCGGTACAGACCGCCGCCGACATGTGGGGCCTCGACCTGGACGGCCAGACCGCGCAGGGCACCGTGCTGGTACGCGAGCCGTCCCCGTACGGCTACTGCCGGGCCTCCTGGGAGATCAACCTCGGCTGCAACTTCGGCTGCAAGCACTGCTACCTCGGCGAGCGGCCCTTCTCCGGCCTCGCCTGGGAGGAGAAGGTGCGGCTGCTGGACATCATGCGCGATGCCGGTGTCCTCTGGCTCCAGATCACCGGCGGCGAGCCCACCATGGATCCTCACTTTCAGGGCGCGTACCGGTACGCCTGGCAGGCCGGAATGATGCTCACCATCTCCACCAACGGCTCGCTGCTCTGGCGGCCGGACCTCCTCAAGCTCTTCCGCGACTGCCCGCCCTACCGCCTGGTGCTCAGCATGTACGGGGCGAGCGAGGAGTCCTTCGACACGCTCACCCAGCGCCGCGGGGCGTGGAAGGCGTTCCGGCGCGGCATGGACGCCGCCCGTGAGGCGGGGCTTCCGCTGCGGATCAACGTCGTGGTGACCGAGGACAACGCCTCCGAGGCCGACGAGATGGCCGCCCTCGCCGACGAGTGGAACGTCGAGAACCACGCGTACACGAACATGACGCCCACGATCTACGGCGGCGGTGAGCCGCTGCTCGCCCAGTCCGCCGCCCACCTGCGGCAGCGCAAGCCGTTCGCCGGCTGCAACGCGGGACACACCTTCTTCCACGCCGACCCGCACGCCAAGGTGTCGATCTGCAAGGTCAGCCGCGACGACCAGATCGACCTCATGGCCGAAGGCATCGACGGCCTCACCCGGCTCGGCGCGATCGCCGACCGCCTCATGCTTCGCACCGGTGGGTGCGAGGGCTGCGCCCTGTCCGGCACCTGCCGGGTCTGCCGCCCCCTGGCCAAGCACTACCAGGAGGCCAAGGCGCCGCTGCACAGCTACTGCCAGCACGGAGACAAGGAGAACGCCTCATGA
- a CDS encoding long-chain fatty acid--CoA ligase, with translation MLSTMQDVPLTVTRILHHGMTIHGKSQVTTWTGEPEPHRRTFAEIGVRATRLANALRDELGIDGDQRVATLMWNNAEHVEAYLAIPSMGAVLHTLNLRLPPEQLAWIVNHADDKAVIVNGSLLPLLVPLLPHLPSIEHVVVAGPGDRSALAGITPRVHEYEELIAGRSTTFDWPELDERQAAAMCYTSGTTGDPKGVVYSHRSIYLHSMQVNMTESMGLTDKDTTLVVVPQFHVNAWGLPHATFMSGVNMLMPDRFLQPAPLADMIERERPTHAAAVPTIWQGLLAEVTASPRDLTSMANVTIGGAACPPSLMEAYDKLGVRLCHAWGMTETSPLGTMAHPPAGLSDEEQWPYRVTQGRFPAGVEARLVGPGGEHLPWDGESAGELEVRGPWIAAAYYGGSDGEHLRPEDKFSEDGWLKTGDVGVISTDGFLTLTDRAKDVIKSGGEWISSVELENALMAHPEVAEAAVVAVPDEKWGERPLATVVLKEGAADVDYEALKAFLAESGIARWQLPERWSVIPAVPKTSVGKFDKKVIRKQYAAGELDVTQL, from the coding sequence GTGCTGAGCACCATGCAGGACGTACCGCTGACTGTCACCCGCATCCTGCACCACGGGATGACGATTCACGGGAAGTCGCAGGTCACGACCTGGACCGGCGAACCCGAGCCGCACCGCCGTACGTTCGCCGAGATCGGCGTCCGCGCCACCCGGCTGGCCAATGCGCTCCGCGACGAGCTGGGCATCGACGGCGACCAGCGGGTCGCCACGCTCATGTGGAACAACGCGGAACATGTCGAGGCCTACCTCGCCATCCCCTCCATGGGCGCCGTGCTCCACACCCTCAACCTCCGGCTCCCGCCCGAGCAGCTCGCCTGGATCGTCAACCACGCGGACGACAAGGCCGTGATCGTCAACGGTTCGCTGCTGCCGCTCCTCGTGCCGCTGCTGCCCCACCTGCCGAGCATCGAGCACGTCGTCGTGGCCGGTCCCGGCGACCGCTCCGCCCTCGCCGGGATCACGCCCCGCGTGCACGAGTACGAGGAGCTGATCGCGGGCCGCTCCACCACGTTCGACTGGCCCGAGCTGGACGAACGCCAGGCCGCCGCCATGTGTTACACCTCCGGCACCACGGGCGACCCGAAGGGCGTCGTGTACTCGCACCGGTCGATCTACCTGCACTCGATGCAGGTCAACATGACCGAGTCGATGGGGCTGACCGACAAGGACACCACCCTCGTCGTCGTGCCCCAGTTCCATGTGAACGCCTGGGGTCTGCCGCACGCCACGTTCATGAGCGGCGTCAACATGCTCATGCCGGACCGCTTCCTCCAGCCCGCCCCGCTCGCCGACATGATCGAGCGCGAGCGCCCCACGCACGCGGCCGCCGTGCCCACCATCTGGCAGGGCCTGCTCGCCGAGGTCACCGCCAGCCCGCGCGACCTCACCTCCATGGCCAACGTGACCATCGGCGGCGCGGCCTGCCCGCCCTCGCTGATGGAGGCGTACGACAAGCTCGGCGTCCGGCTCTGCCACGCCTGGGGCATGACGGAGACCTCGCCGCTGGGCACCATGGCCCACCCGCCCGCCGGGCTGAGCGACGAGGAGCAGTGGCCCTACCGGGTCACCCAGGGCCGCTTCCCGGCCGGAGTCGAGGCGCGGCTGGTCGGCCCCGGCGGCGAACACCTCCCGTGGGATGGCGAGTCGGCCGGTGAGCTGGAGGTCCGGGGCCCCTGGATCGCCGCGGCCTACTACGGTGGCTCCGACGGCGAGCACCTGCGCCCCGAGGACAAGTTCAGCGAGGACGGCTGGCTGAAGACCGGTGATGTCGGCGTGATCAGCACCGACGGCTTCCTCACGCTCACCGACCGGGCCAAGGACGTCATCAAGTCGGGCGGCGAATGGATCTCCAGCGTCGAGCTGGAGAACGCGCTGATGGCCCACCCGGAGGTCGCGGAGGCGGCGGTCGTCGCCGTACCGGACGAGAAGTGGGGGGAGCGGCCGCTCGCGACCGTGGTCCTCAAGGAAGGCGCCGCCGATGTCGACTACGAGGCGCTGAAGGCGTTCCTCGCCGAGTCGGGCATCGCCAGGTGGCAGCTGCCGGAGCGCTGGTCGGTGATCCCCGCCGTGCCGAAGACGAGCGTGGGGAAGTTCGACAAGAAGGTGATCCGCAAGCAGTACGCGGCAGGCGAGCTGGACGTCACCCAGCTCTGA
- a CDS encoding GNAT family N-acetyltransferase: protein MFFRWDWLRPQLTAPIVPTLGPIHPDALTVSVFEDILRAADTGDFLPYDKDRRWGGEKDEKVLREDVVHQPEHTLIPTLSRRGRGTVKVFAYGPRDTVVDEAAELAAKLASTHDVAGARVVRPLGPETAHPRGTRIQLKDFTNGPCPAPDGPVRPITAWPTVVQNTFVPFAETMAADGLAFLHTQMQTGRCGPVLATAIEDRIVGAIGPMEVRVDPIGCPQLMPQYFAVLPEARGKGIGRILWRAAMHWGQSHGAAYQLLQTEVGGPSDRLCHSEGLASLGFSRTTHV, encoded by the coding sequence ATGTTCTTCCGCTGGGACTGGCTCCGGCCCCAACTGACCGCGCCGATCGTGCCGACTCTCGGTCCCATCCACCCCGATGCCCTGACCGTCAGCGTGTTCGAGGACATCCTGCGAGCGGCCGACACGGGTGACTTCCTGCCCTACGACAAGGACCGGCGCTGGGGCGGCGAGAAGGACGAGAAAGTCCTCCGCGAGGACGTGGTTCACCAGCCCGAGCACACTCTCATCCCCACCCTGAGTCGGCGTGGACGCGGCACTGTGAAGGTCTTCGCCTACGGGCCCCGCGACACCGTCGTGGATGAGGCCGCCGAGCTGGCCGCGAAGCTCGCCTCCACGCACGACGTGGCGGGCGCCCGGGTCGTACGCCCTCTCGGTCCCGAGACTGCACACCCGCGCGGCACCCGCATCCAGCTGAAGGACTTCACCAACGGCCCCTGCCCCGCCCCGGACGGCCCGGTCCGCCCCATCACCGCCTGGCCGACCGTCGTGCAGAACACCTTCGTCCCGTTCGCCGAGACGATGGCCGCCGACGGCCTGGCCTTCCTCCACACCCAGATGCAGACCGGCCGGTGCGGCCCCGTCCTCGCCACCGCCATCGAAGACCGCATCGTCGGCGCGATCGGCCCCATGGAAGTACGCGTGGATCCGATCGGATGCCCCCAGCTCATGCCCCAGTACTTCGCCGTCCTACCCGAGGCCCGAGGCAAGGGCATCGGACGCATCCTGTGGCGGGCGGCGATGCACTGGGGGCAGTCCCACGGCGCCGCCTACCAACTTCTCCAGACCGAGGTCGGCGGCCCTTCGGATCGACTGTGTCACTCAGAAGGGCTGGCCTCCCTCGGGTTCAGTCGCACGACGCACGTCTAG